In Crassostrea angulata isolate pt1a10 chromosome 6, ASM2561291v2, whole genome shotgun sequence, a genomic segment contains:
- the LOC128189973 gene encoding uncharacterized protein LOC128189973 isoform X1, translating to MILRIRIVFLVALAVLSLTGALYEPTNLSCASLNSTTLMFSWTLPASGIFTVNGYHLNLQRTDNIRVENIPHVDTGSVYVENYTYYKIGKYAVYTLTMHSYTASGNDTDVSVTCRTDEDAPDGGPPSVNSTGISYTEISVIWTEPPRYHHNGILLGYKLVYHAYLSQFPQEVVLSNTTFAYTITGLEYDTWYVISVLPYTTVGDGPRTSYPEKTLGPTTKAPEEVTKYYCYEAIPGTLVFSWESMPCTIYVGVIGALFLFLLMALVACCCKGSKKIKEKHTSNVQMMPPVIHLKEKVKVIQAMNKFKKNRKGGENGTTDNRDMDYNGNSFGRGVSNSFTNNFGDGNPKVRPGRGGNDYDVGEDDGRGKRKGLWGMGLNNLLGKGREGSKDKLVDDRQDPYGDPECSRWNSGRSKQRGDPFDIRAGKNAATASALRARGKKNNTVSPLNFDDEGYYDDDGDEYGDDSGDLTARDIRLFSKQPSKNSNPDIARRGSKKGNTTVPVLDKRFNRDISGVDLYLEDNDDNYDDEYFEHPPPAPRFHLGDDASVDLPFGGEGVGLKGGIPLGADGDDAAFF from the exons ATGAACCTACAAACCTAAGCTGTGCATCCTTGAACTCCACAACGCTGATGTTTTCTTGGACCCTTCCTGCTAGTGGAATATTTACTGTAAACGGATATCACCTAAATCTACAGAGAACCGATAACATCCGAGTAGAAAATATTCCA CATGTTGACACAGGAAGTGTGTATGTGGAGAACTACACGTATTACAAGATCGGGAAATACGCGGTGTATACGCTTACTATGCATTCATACACCGCCAGTGGCAACGACACAGATGTGTCTGTAACCTGCCGAACGGATGAAGATG ctCCTGATGGTGGACCTCCCTCAGTTAACTCGACAGGAATTTCCTACACAGAAATATCTGTGATTTGGACGGAACCACCACGGTATCATCACAATGGAATCTTATTGG GTTACAAACTTGTTTACCACGCATACCTGAGTCAATTTCCGCAGGAAGTTGTTCTATCGAACACCACCTTCGCTTACACTATAACTGGCTTGGAATATGACACGTGGTATGTAATAAGCGTTCTTCCGTATACTACGGTGGGGGATGGCCCGCGAACATCATATCCAGAGAAAACCCTAG GTCCAACGACAAAGGCCCCTG AGGAAGTGACTAAATACTACTGCTATGAAGCTATTCCTGGGACCCTGGTATTTTCTTGGGAATCTATGCCATGCACAATTTATGTCGGTGTCATTGGCGCACTATTCCTGTTTTTGTTGATGGCGTTGGTGGCATGTTGTTGCAAAGGcagtaaaaaaat AAAGGAGAAACATACCAGCAATGTACAAATGATGCCCCCTGTCATTCATCTTAAGGAGAAGGTAAAGGTGATTCAGGCCATgaataaatttaagaaaaaccgAAAGGGAGGAGAAAACGGGACAACTGATAATAGAGATATGGATTACAACGGCAATAGTTTTGGAAGAGGGGTCTCGAATTCTTTTACTAATAATTTCGGAGATGGCAACCCAAAAGTACGACCTGGGCGGGGCGGAAATGACTATGATGTTGGGGAGGACGACGGACGGGGAAAGAGGAAAGGCTTGTGGGGTATGGGGTTAAACAATCTGTTGGGCAAGGGGAGAGAAGGAAGTAAGGACAAACTGGTTGATGATCGTCAAGATCCATACGGAGATCCAGAATGTAGTCGTTGGAATAGTGGTAGAAGTAAACAACGAGGTGATCCTTTCGACATAAGAGCGGGTAAGAATGCGGCAACAGCTTCGGCTCTAAGAGCCCGCGGAAAGAAAAACAACACTGTGTCACCTTTGAACTTTGATGACGAGGGTTACTACGATGATGATGGTGATGAATATGGTGATGATTCAGGGGATTTAACAGCACGTGATATCCGACTCTTCAGTAAACAACCGAGCAAAAATTCAAATCCTGATATCGCGAGGAGGGGATCGAAAAAAGGCAATACGACTGTGCCTGTGTTGGACAAAAGGTTTAACAGAGATATTTCGGGTGTAGACCTGTACCTAGAAGACAACGATGACAATTATGATGATGAATACTTCGAGCATCCACCGCCCGCGCCTCGTTTTCATTTGGGGGACGATGCGTCTGTGGATTTACCATTTGGTGGGGAAGGAGTCGGTTTAAAGGGGGGGATTCCCCTTGGAGCAGATGGCGATGATGCGGCATTTTTTTAA
- the LOC128189973 gene encoding uncharacterized protein LOC128189973 isoform X2, with translation MFSWTLPASGIFTVNGYHLNLQRTDNIRVENIPHVDTGSVYVENYTYYKIGKYAVYTLTMHSYTASGNDTDVSVTCRTDEDAPDGGPPSVNSTGISYTEISVIWTEPPRYHHNGILLGYKLVYHAYLSQFPQEVVLSNTTFAYTITGLEYDTWYVISVLPYTTVGDGPRTSYPEKTLGPTTKAPEEVTKYYCYEAIPGTLVFSWESMPCTIYVGVIGALFLFLLMALVACCCKGSKKIKEKHTSNVQMMPPVIHLKEKVKVIQAMNKFKKNRKGGENGTTDNRDMDYNGNSFGRGVSNSFTNNFGDGNPKVRPGRGGNDYDVGEDDGRGKRKGLWGMGLNNLLGKGREGSKDKLVDDRQDPYGDPECSRWNSGRSKQRGDPFDIRAGKNAATASALRARGKKNNTVSPLNFDDEGYYDDDGDEYGDDSGDLTARDIRLFSKQPSKNSNPDIARRGSKKGNTTVPVLDKRFNRDISGVDLYLEDNDDNYDDEYFEHPPPAPRFHLGDDASVDLPFGGEGVGLKGGIPLGADGDDAAFF, from the exons ATGTTTTCTTGGACCCTTCCTGCTAGTGGAATATTTACTGTAAACGGATATCACCTAAATCTACAGAGAACCGATAACATCCGAGTAGAAAATATTCCA CATGTTGACACAGGAAGTGTGTATGTGGAGAACTACACGTATTACAAGATCGGGAAATACGCGGTGTATACGCTTACTATGCATTCATACACCGCCAGTGGCAACGACACAGATGTGTCTGTAACCTGCCGAACGGATGAAGATG ctCCTGATGGTGGACCTCCCTCAGTTAACTCGACAGGAATTTCCTACACAGAAATATCTGTGATTTGGACGGAACCACCACGGTATCATCACAATGGAATCTTATTGG GTTACAAACTTGTTTACCACGCATACCTGAGTCAATTTCCGCAGGAAGTTGTTCTATCGAACACCACCTTCGCTTACACTATAACTGGCTTGGAATATGACACGTGGTATGTAATAAGCGTTCTTCCGTATACTACGGTGGGGGATGGCCCGCGAACATCATATCCAGAGAAAACCCTAG GTCCAACGACAAAGGCCCCTG AGGAAGTGACTAAATACTACTGCTATGAAGCTATTCCTGGGACCCTGGTATTTTCTTGGGAATCTATGCCATGCACAATTTATGTCGGTGTCATTGGCGCACTATTCCTGTTTTTGTTGATGGCGTTGGTGGCATGTTGTTGCAAAGGcagtaaaaaaat AAAGGAGAAACATACCAGCAATGTACAAATGATGCCCCCTGTCATTCATCTTAAGGAGAAGGTAAAGGTGATTCAGGCCATgaataaatttaagaaaaaccgAAAGGGAGGAGAAAACGGGACAACTGATAATAGAGATATGGATTACAACGGCAATAGTTTTGGAAGAGGGGTCTCGAATTCTTTTACTAATAATTTCGGAGATGGCAACCCAAAAGTACGACCTGGGCGGGGCGGAAATGACTATGATGTTGGGGAGGACGACGGACGGGGAAAGAGGAAAGGCTTGTGGGGTATGGGGTTAAACAATCTGTTGGGCAAGGGGAGAGAAGGAAGTAAGGACAAACTGGTTGATGATCGTCAAGATCCATACGGAGATCCAGAATGTAGTCGTTGGAATAGTGGTAGAAGTAAACAACGAGGTGATCCTTTCGACATAAGAGCGGGTAAGAATGCGGCAACAGCTTCGGCTCTAAGAGCCCGCGGAAAGAAAAACAACACTGTGTCACCTTTGAACTTTGATGACGAGGGTTACTACGATGATGATGGTGATGAATATGGTGATGATTCAGGGGATTTAACAGCACGTGATATCCGACTCTTCAGTAAACAACCGAGCAAAAATTCAAATCCTGATATCGCGAGGAGGGGATCGAAAAAAGGCAATACGACTGTGCCTGTGTTGGACAAAAGGTTTAACAGAGATATTTCGGGTGTAGACCTGTACCTAGAAGACAACGATGACAATTATGATGATGAATACTTCGAGCATCCACCGCCCGCGCCTCGTTTTCATTTGGGGGACGATGCGTCTGTGGATTTACCATTTGGTGGGGAAGGAGTCGGTTTAAAGGGGGGGATTCCCCTTGGAGCAGATGGCGATGATGCGGCATTTTTTTAA